The Maylandia zebra isolate NMK-2024a linkage group LG4, Mzebra_GT3a, whole genome shotgun sequence genome includes a window with the following:
- the usp7 gene encoding ubiquitin carboxyl-terminal hydrolase 7 isoform X4, with protein MADGHNNTEEDMEDDTSWRSEATFRFVVERFSRLSESVLSPSCFVRNLPWKIMVMPRFYPDRPHQKSVGFFLQCNAESDSTSWSCHAQAMLKIINHKDDEKSFSRRISHLFFHKENDWGFSNFMSWSDVTDPERGFIDDDKVTFEVYVQADAPHGVAWDSKKHTGYVGLKNQGATCYMNSLLQTLFFTNQLRRAVYMMPTEGDDSSKSVPLALQRVFYELQHSDKPVGTKKLTKSFGWETLDSFMQHDVQELCRVLLDNVENKMKGTCVEGTIPKLFRGKMVSYIQCKHVDYRSERIEDYYDIQLSIKGKKNIFESFKDYVATEQLDGDNKYDAGEHGLQEAEKGVKFLTFPPILHLQLMRFMYDPQTDQNIKINDRFEFPDQLPLDEFLQKPDSKDPANYILHAVLVHSGDNHGGHYVVYLNPKGDGKVSVKDPIWCKFDDDVVSRCTKEEAIEHNYGGHDDDLSVRHCTNAYMLVYIRESKLSEVLQPMTDVDIPQQLVERLQEEKRVEAQKRKERQEAHLYMQVQMVTEDQFCGHQGNDMYDEEKVKYTVFKVLKSSTLQEFVQNLSQTMGFPQDQMRLWPMQARSNGTKRPAMLDYEADCNKSMIDLSDNENPWTIFLETVDPEMAASGATLPKFDKDHDVMLFLKMYDPKTRSLNYCGHIYTPISCKIRDLLPVMCERAGFQQETSLILYEEVKPNLTERIQDYDVSLDKALDELMDGDIIVFQKDDPENDSSELPTAKDYFRDLYHRVDVIFCDKTIHNDPGFVVTLSNRMNYFQVAKTVAQRLNTDPMLLQFFKSQGYRDGPGNPLRHNYEGTLRDLLQFFKPRQPKKLYYQQLKMKITDFENRRSFKSIWLNSQFREEEITLYPDKHGCVRDLLEECKKAVELSENGSEKLRLLEIVSYKIIGVHQEDELLECLSPAASRTFRIEEIPLDQVDLDKDTEMLIPVAHFHKEVFGTFGIPFLLKIRQGESFREVMRRIQTMLDIQEKEFEKFKFAIVMMGRHQYINEDEYEVNLKDFEPQPGNMSHPRPWLGLDHFNKAPKRGRYTYLEKAIKIHN; from the exons ATGGCAGACGGACACAACAATACAGAGGAGGACATGGAGGATG ACACTAGCTGGCGGTCGGAGGCGACCTTCCGGTTCGTGGTGGAGCGCTTCAGCCGCCTGAGCGAGTCAGTGCTCAGCCCGTCCTGCTTTGTCCGGAACCTTCCCTGGAAGATAATGGTGATGCCGCGCTTCTATCCTGACCGACCACACCAGAAGAGCGTGGGCTTCTTCCTGCAGTGTAATGCAGAGTCAGATTCCAC GTCATGGTCTTGCCACGCACAGGCCATGCTAAAGATCATTAACCACAAAGACGACGAGAAGTCATTCAGCCGCAGGATCAGCCACCTGTTCTTCCACAAAGAGAACGATTGGGGTTTCTCCAACTTTATGTCCTGGAGT GATGTGACCGATCCAGAGAGGGGCTTCATCGACGACGACAAAGTTACATTCGAAGTCTACGTCCAGGCGGATGCCCCACACGGAGTGGC CTGGGATtcaaagaaacacacaggcTATGTTGGACTTAAGAACCAAGGAGCGACCTGCTACATGAACAGCCTGCTACAGACACTCTTCTTCACCAACCAGCTACGACGG GCGGTCTACATGATGCCCACAGAAGGAGATGACTCCTCTAAGAGCGTCCCCCTGGCACTGCAGAGGGTTTTCTACGAGCTGCAACACAGCGACAAACCGGTTGGCACCAAGAAGCTCACGAAGTCCTTTGG GTGGGAAACACTAGATAGCTTCATGCAACATGATGTGCAGGAGCTGTGCAGAGTG CTCCTGGACAACGTAGAGAACAAAATGAAAGGCACTTGTGTTGAGGGAACAATCCCAAAGCTCTTCAGAGGAAAGATGGTG TCATATATCCAGTGTAAGCATGTGGACTACAGGTCTGAGCGGATAGAGGACTACTATGACATCCAGCTTAGCATAAAAGGAAAGAAGAACA TCTTTGAGTCATTCAAAGATTATGTGGCAACCGAGCAGTTAGATGGAGACAACAAATATGACGCAGGAGAACACGGGCTGCAG GAAGCAGAAAAGGGAGTGAAGTTCCTCACCTTCCCTCCGATCCTCCATCTGCAGCTGATGAGGTTCATGTACGACCCACAGACTGACCAAAACATCAAGATCAATGACAg ATTTGAGTTTCCAGACCAGTTACCTCTGGACGAGTTCCTCCAGAAGCCAGACTCAAAGGACCCAGCCAACTACATCCTCCACGCTGTGCTAGTCCACAGCGGGGACAACCATGGCGGTCACTACGTCGTCTATCTTAACCCCAAAGGAGACGGCAAAGTGAGTGTCAAGGATCCAATA TGGTGCAAGTTTGATGATGACGTAGTGTCACGATGCACCAAGGAGGAGGCCATAGAACACAACTACGGCGGACACGACGATGACCTCTCCGTCCGCCACTGCACCAACGCGTACATGTTGGTCTACATCCGTGAGTCCAAGCTCA GCGAGGTGCTCCAGCCGATGACCGACGTGGACATCCCCCAGCAACTGGTGGAGCGtctgcaggaggagaagagggtgGAGGCACAGAAGAGGAAGGAACGCCAAGAGGCTCACCTCTACATGCAGGTCCAG ATGGTGACCGAGGACCAGTTTTGCGGTCATCAGGGCAACGACATGTACGACGAGGAGAAAGTGAAGTACACGGTCTTCAAGGTCCTGAAGAGCTCCACGCTGCAAGAGTTTGTCCAGAACCTCTCCCAGACCATG GGTTTTCCACAGGACCAGATGAGGCTCTGGCCCATGCAGGCCCGTAGCAACGGAACCAAGCGACCTGCCATGCTCGACTACGAGGCCGATTGCAACAAGTCG atGATCGACTTGAGTGACAATGAGAACCCCTGGACAATATTTTTGGAGACTGTAGATCCAGAGATGGCAGCCAGTGGGGCCACGTTACCCAAGTTTGATAAAGACC ATGATGTCATGTTGTTCTTGAAGATGTATGACCCCAAAACCAGAAGCTTAAATTATTGTGGACATATCTACACACCTATATCCTGCAAAATAA GAGACCTGCTGCCAGTCATGTGTGAGAGAGCAGGATTTCAGCAGGAAACTAGCCTTATCCTCTATGAG GAAGTAAAGCCCAATCTAACAGAGCGGATACAGGACTATGATGTCTCTCTGGACAAGGCCCTGGACGAGCTCATGGACGGGGACATCATTGTCTTCCAGAA GGACGACCCAGAGAACGACAGCAGCGAGCTGCCTACGGCCAAGGACTACTTCCGGGATCTCTACCACCGGGTGGACGTCATTTTCTGCGACAAGACCATCCACAACGACCCCGGCTTTGTGGTCACACTGTCGAACCGCATGAACTATTTTCAG GTGGCTAAGACTGTAGCGCAGAGGTTGAACACAGATCCCATGCTACTGCAGTTCTTCAAGTCACAGGG GTACAGGGACGGTCCAGGGAATCCTCTCAGACACAACTATGAGGGAACGCTGCGGGACCTGCTGCAATTCTTCAAGCCTCGGCAGCCCAAGAAACTCTACTACCAGCAG TTAAAGATGAAGATAACAGACTTTGAGAACAGGAGGAGTTTTAAATCCATATGGCTCAACAGCCAGTTCAGAGAGGAG GAGATTACTCTTTACCCTGACAAGCACGGCTGTGTGCGGGACCTTTTGGAAGAATGTAAAAAGGCTGTGGAGCTGTCTGAAAATGGCTCTGAGAAGCTCAG GCTGTTAGAGATAGTAAGCTATAAAATCATCGGAGTTCACCAGGAGGACGAGCTGCTAGAATGTTTATCTCCTGCTGCCAGCCGCACCTTCAGAATAGAG GAGATTCCTTTGGACCAGGTGGACTTGGATAAGGACACTGAAATGCTAATTCCTGTTGCTCACTTCCATAAGGAGGTCTTTGGCACCTTTGGGATTCCCTTCTTGCTCAAGATcagacag GGTGAGTCGTTTCGGGAGGTGATGAGGAGGATCCAGACCATGCTGGACATCCAGGAGAAAGAGTTTGAGAAG ttcaAGTTTGCAATTGTGATGATGGGTCGGCATCAGTACATCAATGAGGATGAGTACGAGGTCAACCTGAAGGACTTTGAACCACAGCCAG
- the usp7 gene encoding ubiquitin carboxyl-terminal hydrolase 7 isoform X1, whose translation MNHHHHTQQQQQQKAGEQQLSEPEDMEMEAGDTDDPPRIPANPVINGNVAMADGHNNTEEDMEDDTSWRSEATFRFVVERFSRLSESVLSPSCFVRNLPWKIMVMPRFYPDRPHQKSVGFFLQCNAESDSTSWSCHAQAMLKIINHKDDEKSFSRRISHLFFHKENDWGFSNFMSWSDVTDPERGFIDDDKVTFEVYVQADAPHGVAWDSKKHTGYVGLKNQGATCYMNSLLQTLFFTNQLRRAVYMMPTEGDDSSKSVPLALQRVFYELQHSDKPVGTKKLTKSFGWETLDSFMQHDVQELCRVLLDNVENKMKGTCVEGTIPKLFRGKMVSYIQCKHVDYRSERIEDYYDIQLSIKGKKNIFESFKDYVATEQLDGDNKYDAGEHGLQEAEKGVKFLTFPPILHLQLMRFMYDPQTDQNIKINDRFEFPDQLPLDEFLQKPDSKDPANYILHAVLVHSGDNHGGHYVVYLNPKGDGKVSVKDPIWCKFDDDVVSRCTKEEAIEHNYGGHDDDLSVRHCTNAYMLVYIRESKLSEVLQPMTDVDIPQQLVERLQEEKRVEAQKRKERQEAHLYMQVQMVTEDQFCGHQGNDMYDEEKVKYTVFKVLKSSTLQEFVQNLSQTMGFPQDQMRLWPMQARSNGTKRPAMLDYEADCNKSMIDLSDNENPWTIFLETVDPEMAASGATLPKFDKDHDVMLFLKMYDPKTRSLNYCGHIYTPISCKIRDLLPVMCERAGFQQETSLILYEEVKPNLTERIQDYDVSLDKALDELMDGDIIVFQKDDPENDSSELPTAKDYFRDLYHRVDVIFCDKTIHNDPGFVVTLSNRMNYFQVAKTVAQRLNTDPMLLQFFKSQGYRDGPGNPLRHNYEGTLRDLLQFFKPRQPKKLYYQQLKMKITDFENRRSFKSIWLNSQFREEEITLYPDKHGCVRDLLEECKKAVELSENGSEKLRLLEIVSYKIIGVHQEDELLECLSPAASRTFRIEEIPLDQVDLDKDTEMLIPVAHFHKEVFGTFGIPFLLKIRQGESFREVMRRIQTMLDIQEKEFEKFKFAIVMMGRHQYINEDEYEVNLKDFEPQPGNMSHPRPWLGLDHFNKAPKRGRYTYLEKAIKIHN comes from the exons ATGAACCACCATCACcacacgcagcagcagcagcaacagaaagCCGGCGAGCAGCAGCTCAGTGAACCGGAGGACATGGAGATGGAAG CTGGGGATACAGATGATCCTCCAAGAATCCCCGCCAACCCAGTGATCAATGGTAACGTGGCCATGGCAGACGGACACAACAATACAGAGGAGGACATGGAGGATG ACACTAGCTGGCGGTCGGAGGCGACCTTCCGGTTCGTGGTGGAGCGCTTCAGCCGCCTGAGCGAGTCAGTGCTCAGCCCGTCCTGCTTTGTCCGGAACCTTCCCTGGAAGATAATGGTGATGCCGCGCTTCTATCCTGACCGACCACACCAGAAGAGCGTGGGCTTCTTCCTGCAGTGTAATGCAGAGTCAGATTCCAC GTCATGGTCTTGCCACGCACAGGCCATGCTAAAGATCATTAACCACAAAGACGACGAGAAGTCATTCAGCCGCAGGATCAGCCACCTGTTCTTCCACAAAGAGAACGATTGGGGTTTCTCCAACTTTATGTCCTGGAGT GATGTGACCGATCCAGAGAGGGGCTTCATCGACGACGACAAAGTTACATTCGAAGTCTACGTCCAGGCGGATGCCCCACACGGAGTGGC CTGGGATtcaaagaaacacacaggcTATGTTGGACTTAAGAACCAAGGAGCGACCTGCTACATGAACAGCCTGCTACAGACACTCTTCTTCACCAACCAGCTACGACGG GCGGTCTACATGATGCCCACAGAAGGAGATGACTCCTCTAAGAGCGTCCCCCTGGCACTGCAGAGGGTTTTCTACGAGCTGCAACACAGCGACAAACCGGTTGGCACCAAGAAGCTCACGAAGTCCTTTGG GTGGGAAACACTAGATAGCTTCATGCAACATGATGTGCAGGAGCTGTGCAGAGTG CTCCTGGACAACGTAGAGAACAAAATGAAAGGCACTTGTGTTGAGGGAACAATCCCAAAGCTCTTCAGAGGAAAGATGGTG TCATATATCCAGTGTAAGCATGTGGACTACAGGTCTGAGCGGATAGAGGACTACTATGACATCCAGCTTAGCATAAAAGGAAAGAAGAACA TCTTTGAGTCATTCAAAGATTATGTGGCAACCGAGCAGTTAGATGGAGACAACAAATATGACGCAGGAGAACACGGGCTGCAG GAAGCAGAAAAGGGAGTGAAGTTCCTCACCTTCCCTCCGATCCTCCATCTGCAGCTGATGAGGTTCATGTACGACCCACAGACTGACCAAAACATCAAGATCAATGACAg ATTTGAGTTTCCAGACCAGTTACCTCTGGACGAGTTCCTCCAGAAGCCAGACTCAAAGGACCCAGCCAACTACATCCTCCACGCTGTGCTAGTCCACAGCGGGGACAACCATGGCGGTCACTACGTCGTCTATCTTAACCCCAAAGGAGACGGCAAAGTGAGTGTCAAGGATCCAATA TGGTGCAAGTTTGATGATGACGTAGTGTCACGATGCACCAAGGAGGAGGCCATAGAACACAACTACGGCGGACACGACGATGACCTCTCCGTCCGCCACTGCACCAACGCGTACATGTTGGTCTACATCCGTGAGTCCAAGCTCA GCGAGGTGCTCCAGCCGATGACCGACGTGGACATCCCCCAGCAACTGGTGGAGCGtctgcaggaggagaagagggtgGAGGCACAGAAGAGGAAGGAACGCCAAGAGGCTCACCTCTACATGCAGGTCCAG ATGGTGACCGAGGACCAGTTTTGCGGTCATCAGGGCAACGACATGTACGACGAGGAGAAAGTGAAGTACACGGTCTTCAAGGTCCTGAAGAGCTCCACGCTGCAAGAGTTTGTCCAGAACCTCTCCCAGACCATG GGTTTTCCACAGGACCAGATGAGGCTCTGGCCCATGCAGGCCCGTAGCAACGGAACCAAGCGACCTGCCATGCTCGACTACGAGGCCGATTGCAACAAGTCG atGATCGACTTGAGTGACAATGAGAACCCCTGGACAATATTTTTGGAGACTGTAGATCCAGAGATGGCAGCCAGTGGGGCCACGTTACCCAAGTTTGATAAAGACC ATGATGTCATGTTGTTCTTGAAGATGTATGACCCCAAAACCAGAAGCTTAAATTATTGTGGACATATCTACACACCTATATCCTGCAAAATAA GAGACCTGCTGCCAGTCATGTGTGAGAGAGCAGGATTTCAGCAGGAAACTAGCCTTATCCTCTATGAG GAAGTAAAGCCCAATCTAACAGAGCGGATACAGGACTATGATGTCTCTCTGGACAAGGCCCTGGACGAGCTCATGGACGGGGACATCATTGTCTTCCAGAA GGACGACCCAGAGAACGACAGCAGCGAGCTGCCTACGGCCAAGGACTACTTCCGGGATCTCTACCACCGGGTGGACGTCATTTTCTGCGACAAGACCATCCACAACGACCCCGGCTTTGTGGTCACACTGTCGAACCGCATGAACTATTTTCAG GTGGCTAAGACTGTAGCGCAGAGGTTGAACACAGATCCCATGCTACTGCAGTTCTTCAAGTCACAGGG GTACAGGGACGGTCCAGGGAATCCTCTCAGACACAACTATGAGGGAACGCTGCGGGACCTGCTGCAATTCTTCAAGCCTCGGCAGCCCAAGAAACTCTACTACCAGCAG TTAAAGATGAAGATAACAGACTTTGAGAACAGGAGGAGTTTTAAATCCATATGGCTCAACAGCCAGTTCAGAGAGGAG GAGATTACTCTTTACCCTGACAAGCACGGCTGTGTGCGGGACCTTTTGGAAGAATGTAAAAAGGCTGTGGAGCTGTCTGAAAATGGCTCTGAGAAGCTCAG GCTGTTAGAGATAGTAAGCTATAAAATCATCGGAGTTCACCAGGAGGACGAGCTGCTAGAATGTTTATCTCCTGCTGCCAGCCGCACCTTCAGAATAGAG GAGATTCCTTTGGACCAGGTGGACTTGGATAAGGACACTGAAATGCTAATTCCTGTTGCTCACTTCCATAAGGAGGTCTTTGGCACCTTTGGGATTCCCTTCTTGCTCAAGATcagacag GGTGAGTCGTTTCGGGAGGTGATGAGGAGGATCCAGACCATGCTGGACATCCAGGAGAAAGAGTTTGAGAAG ttcaAGTTTGCAATTGTGATGATGGGTCGGCATCAGTACATCAATGAGGATGAGTACGAGGTCAACCTGAAGGACTTTGAACCACAGCCAG
- the usp7 gene encoding ubiquitin carboxyl-terminal hydrolase 7 isoform X2 — MNHHHHTQQQQQQKAGEQQLSEPEDMEMEAGDTDDPPRIPANPVINGNVAMADGHNNTEEDMEDDTSWRSEATFRFVVERFSRLSESVLSPSCFVRNLPWKIMVMPRFYPDRPHQKSVGFFLQCNAESDSTSWSCHAQAMLKIINHKDDEKSFSRRISHLFFHKENDWGFSNFMSWSDVTDPERGFIDDDKVTFEVYVQADAPHGVAWDSKKHTGYVGLKNQGATCYMNSLLQTLFFTNQLRRAVYMMPTEGDDSSKSVPLALQRVFYELQHSDKPVGTKKLTKSFGWETLDSFMQHDVQELCRVLLDNVENKMKGTCVEGTIPKLFRGKMVSYIQCKHVDYRSERIEDYYDIQLSIKGKKNIFESFKDYVATEQLDGDNKYDAGEHGLQEAEKGVKFLTFPPILHLQLMRFMYDPQTDQNIKINDRFEFPDQLPLDEFLQKPDSKDPANYILHAVLVHSGDNHGGHYVVYLNPKGDGKVSVKDPIWCKFDDDVVSRCTKEEAIEHNYGGHDDDLSVRHCTNAYMLVYIRESKLSEVLQPMTDVDIPQQLVERLQEEKRVEAQKRKERQEAHLYMQVQMVTEDQFCGHQGNDMYDEEKVKYTVFKVLKSSTLQEFVQNLSQTMGFPQDQMRLWPMQARSNGTKRPAMLDYEADCNKSMIDLSDNENPWTIFLETVDPEMAASGATLPKFDKDHDVMLFLKMYDPKTRSLNYCGHIYTPISCKIRDLLPVMCERAGFQQETSLILYEEVKPNLTERIQDYDVSLDKALDELMDGDIIVFQKDDPENDSSELPTAKDYFRDLYHRVDVIFCDKTIHNDPGFVVTLSNRMNYFQVAKTVAQRLNTDPMLLQFFKSQGDGPGNPLRHNYEGTLRDLLQFFKPRQPKKLYYQQLKMKITDFENRRSFKSIWLNSQFREEEITLYPDKHGCVRDLLEECKKAVELSENGSEKLRLLEIVSYKIIGVHQEDELLECLSPAASRTFRIEEIPLDQVDLDKDTEMLIPVAHFHKEVFGTFGIPFLLKIRQGESFREVMRRIQTMLDIQEKEFEKFKFAIVMMGRHQYINEDEYEVNLKDFEPQPGNMSHPRPWLGLDHFNKAPKRGRYTYLEKAIKIHN; from the exons ATGAACCACCATCACcacacgcagcagcagcagcaacagaaagCCGGCGAGCAGCAGCTCAGTGAACCGGAGGACATGGAGATGGAAG CTGGGGATACAGATGATCCTCCAAGAATCCCCGCCAACCCAGTGATCAATGGTAACGTGGCCATGGCAGACGGACACAACAATACAGAGGAGGACATGGAGGATG ACACTAGCTGGCGGTCGGAGGCGACCTTCCGGTTCGTGGTGGAGCGCTTCAGCCGCCTGAGCGAGTCAGTGCTCAGCCCGTCCTGCTTTGTCCGGAACCTTCCCTGGAAGATAATGGTGATGCCGCGCTTCTATCCTGACCGACCACACCAGAAGAGCGTGGGCTTCTTCCTGCAGTGTAATGCAGAGTCAGATTCCAC GTCATGGTCTTGCCACGCACAGGCCATGCTAAAGATCATTAACCACAAAGACGACGAGAAGTCATTCAGCCGCAGGATCAGCCACCTGTTCTTCCACAAAGAGAACGATTGGGGTTTCTCCAACTTTATGTCCTGGAGT GATGTGACCGATCCAGAGAGGGGCTTCATCGACGACGACAAAGTTACATTCGAAGTCTACGTCCAGGCGGATGCCCCACACGGAGTGGC CTGGGATtcaaagaaacacacaggcTATGTTGGACTTAAGAACCAAGGAGCGACCTGCTACATGAACAGCCTGCTACAGACACTCTTCTTCACCAACCAGCTACGACGG GCGGTCTACATGATGCCCACAGAAGGAGATGACTCCTCTAAGAGCGTCCCCCTGGCACTGCAGAGGGTTTTCTACGAGCTGCAACACAGCGACAAACCGGTTGGCACCAAGAAGCTCACGAAGTCCTTTGG GTGGGAAACACTAGATAGCTTCATGCAACATGATGTGCAGGAGCTGTGCAGAGTG CTCCTGGACAACGTAGAGAACAAAATGAAAGGCACTTGTGTTGAGGGAACAATCCCAAAGCTCTTCAGAGGAAAGATGGTG TCATATATCCAGTGTAAGCATGTGGACTACAGGTCTGAGCGGATAGAGGACTACTATGACATCCAGCTTAGCATAAAAGGAAAGAAGAACA TCTTTGAGTCATTCAAAGATTATGTGGCAACCGAGCAGTTAGATGGAGACAACAAATATGACGCAGGAGAACACGGGCTGCAG GAAGCAGAAAAGGGAGTGAAGTTCCTCACCTTCCCTCCGATCCTCCATCTGCAGCTGATGAGGTTCATGTACGACCCACAGACTGACCAAAACATCAAGATCAATGACAg ATTTGAGTTTCCAGACCAGTTACCTCTGGACGAGTTCCTCCAGAAGCCAGACTCAAAGGACCCAGCCAACTACATCCTCCACGCTGTGCTAGTCCACAGCGGGGACAACCATGGCGGTCACTACGTCGTCTATCTTAACCCCAAAGGAGACGGCAAAGTGAGTGTCAAGGATCCAATA TGGTGCAAGTTTGATGATGACGTAGTGTCACGATGCACCAAGGAGGAGGCCATAGAACACAACTACGGCGGACACGACGATGACCTCTCCGTCCGCCACTGCACCAACGCGTACATGTTGGTCTACATCCGTGAGTCCAAGCTCA GCGAGGTGCTCCAGCCGATGACCGACGTGGACATCCCCCAGCAACTGGTGGAGCGtctgcaggaggagaagagggtgGAGGCACAGAAGAGGAAGGAACGCCAAGAGGCTCACCTCTACATGCAGGTCCAG ATGGTGACCGAGGACCAGTTTTGCGGTCATCAGGGCAACGACATGTACGACGAGGAGAAAGTGAAGTACACGGTCTTCAAGGTCCTGAAGAGCTCCACGCTGCAAGAGTTTGTCCAGAACCTCTCCCAGACCATG GGTTTTCCACAGGACCAGATGAGGCTCTGGCCCATGCAGGCCCGTAGCAACGGAACCAAGCGACCTGCCATGCTCGACTACGAGGCCGATTGCAACAAGTCG atGATCGACTTGAGTGACAATGAGAACCCCTGGACAATATTTTTGGAGACTGTAGATCCAGAGATGGCAGCCAGTGGGGCCACGTTACCCAAGTTTGATAAAGACC ATGATGTCATGTTGTTCTTGAAGATGTATGACCCCAAAACCAGAAGCTTAAATTATTGTGGACATATCTACACACCTATATCCTGCAAAATAA GAGACCTGCTGCCAGTCATGTGTGAGAGAGCAGGATTTCAGCAGGAAACTAGCCTTATCCTCTATGAG GAAGTAAAGCCCAATCTAACAGAGCGGATACAGGACTATGATGTCTCTCTGGACAAGGCCCTGGACGAGCTCATGGACGGGGACATCATTGTCTTCCAGAA GGACGACCCAGAGAACGACAGCAGCGAGCTGCCTACGGCCAAGGACTACTTCCGGGATCTCTACCACCGGGTGGACGTCATTTTCTGCGACAAGACCATCCACAACGACCCCGGCTTTGTGGTCACACTGTCGAACCGCATGAACTATTTTCAG GTGGCTAAGACTGTAGCGCAGAGGTTGAACACAGATCCCATGCTACTGCAGTTCTTCAAGTCACAGGG GGACGGTCCAGGGAATCCTCTCAGACACAACTATGAGGGAACGCTGCGGGACCTGCTGCAATTCTTCAAGCCTCGGCAGCCCAAGAAACTCTACTACCAGCAG TTAAAGATGAAGATAACAGACTTTGAGAACAGGAGGAGTTTTAAATCCATATGGCTCAACAGCCAGTTCAGAGAGGAG GAGATTACTCTTTACCCTGACAAGCACGGCTGTGTGCGGGACCTTTTGGAAGAATGTAAAAAGGCTGTGGAGCTGTCTGAAAATGGCTCTGAGAAGCTCAG GCTGTTAGAGATAGTAAGCTATAAAATCATCGGAGTTCACCAGGAGGACGAGCTGCTAGAATGTTTATCTCCTGCTGCCAGCCGCACCTTCAGAATAGAG GAGATTCCTTTGGACCAGGTGGACTTGGATAAGGACACTGAAATGCTAATTCCTGTTGCTCACTTCCATAAGGAGGTCTTTGGCACCTTTGGGATTCCCTTCTTGCTCAAGATcagacag GGTGAGTCGTTTCGGGAGGTGATGAGGAGGATCCAGACCATGCTGGACATCCAGGAGAAAGAGTTTGAGAAG ttcaAGTTTGCAATTGTGATGATGGGTCGGCATCAGTACATCAATGAGGATGAGTACGAGGTCAACCTGAAGGACTTTGAACCACAGCCAG